The following are from one region of the Anaeropeptidivorans aminofermentans genome:
- a CDS encoding ornithine cyclodeaminase family protein yields MLFISEQQVAELFDLKSCIGLMKDTLCALSKGEASQVLRVAMEIEERKILGLMPASIPGRTIAGAKIITVFPDNFKRGMPSHQGLITLFDADTGALKAVVEAEAITGVRTAAVSALATDYLARKNAEVLCILGSGLQARKHLEAISYVRDIKAVYVWDINKDSLKKFKEEMSAKFPIPIHICTEVSKAVENADIICTVTSAKNPILFGKDVKKGAHINAVGACTPDCRELDTEIVKKSRVFGDRIESTLAESGDFLIPLSEGAITKEHLLGELGDVILGNLEGRKNDEDTTIFEALGLAVEDLASADYIAGIIEKNIRGE; encoded by the coding sequence ATGCTTTTTATTTCAGAACAGCAGGTTGCAGAACTTTTTGATCTGAAAAGCTGTATAGGGCTTATGAAAGATACCCTATGTGCTTTATCAAAAGGGGAAGCGTCCCAGGTGCTAAGGGTGGCTATGGAAATAGAGGAAAGAAAGATATTGGGCCTTATGCCCGCGTCTATTCCTGGAAGAACAATAGCAGGGGCAAAGATTATAACGGTTTTTCCTGATAATTTTAAAAGGGGAATGCCTTCCCACCAGGGGCTAATAACTTTATTTGATGCCGATACAGGCGCTCTTAAAGCCGTCGTTGAGGCAGAAGCCATAACAGGGGTAAGAACTGCAGCCGTAAGCGCCCTTGCAACAGATTATCTTGCAAGAAAGAACGCAGAGGTATTATGTATTTTAGGCTCGGGTCTTCAAGCGAGGAAACATCTTGAAGCCATAAGCTATGTACGGGATATAAAAGCAGTATACGTTTGGGATATAAACAAAGATTCCCTTAAAAAATTTAAAGAGGAAATGAGTGCTAAATTTCCTATCCCTATTCATATCTGTACAGAGGTCTCCAAGGCAGTAGAAAACGCAGATATTATTTGCACCGTTACTTCTGCCAAAAATCCCATATTGTTCGGTAAAGACGTAAAAAAAGGCGCCCATATTAATGCCGTAGGAGCCTGTACCCCAGATTGCCGGGAGCTTGATACGGAGATTGTTAAAAAATCTCGGGTATTTGGAGACAGAATTGAGTCAACTCTTGCTGAATCAGGGGATTTTCTTATTCCGCTTTCAGAAGGCGCAATTACGAAAGAACATCTTTTAGGGGAACTGGGAGACGTTATATTAGGAAATTTAGAAGGCCGGAAAAATGACGAGGATACAACCATATTTGAGGCGCTGGGGCTTGCCGTAGAGGATTTGGCTTCCGCCGACTATATCGCAGGCATTATAGAAAAAAATATAAGGGGTGAGTAG